A portion of the Drosophila innubila isolate TH190305 chromosome 3L unlocalized genomic scaffold, UK_Dinn_1.0 0_D_3L, whole genome shotgun sequence genome contains these proteins:
- the LOC117786686 gene encoding uncharacterized protein LOC117786686, with protein sequence MWSIQLFYAFLKLLRVVFYGLGFLRLQFDGSKERYEPKLLLLFVCCLKHFYFDWPLNDFYNICDYLMSAVRLLFVLLLSLQFFYHLLHASVLQSLNLLLQQQKNLKLWHQLLRLQPLLLKLQHFVACYFGVSFCGYFALLCLRCGMYLSVFSYDELRFMPQQSNQSEMDPLEMPMPPTRGDLLRSESLYLAWQVALMWLLLCVALVHQRERNKLLIGIWQLHFPTQLAASGLSESSLVTKDILSFLLTTRVSIVNLIPGSLNFIAWKLKCEVSGIKLVGFARSFKLLLQMVLGCTIVYYMQQGDLLQQQQCLEADCVHI encoded by the exons ATGTGGAGTATTCAGTTGTTCTACGCATTTCTAAAACTCTTGCGAGTTGTTTTTTATGGCTTGGGTTTTCTCAGGCTACAATTCGATGGATCCAAGGAGCGTTATGAACCCAAA CTTCTGTTGCTTTTCGTGTGTTGcctcaaacatttttatttcgattGGCCTTTAAATGATTTCTACAATATTTGTGACTATTTAATGAGTGCAGTGCGTCttctctttgttttgttgttgtcactgcaATTCTTCTACCATTTGTTGCATGCCTCAGTGTTGCAATCACTGAacttgctgctgcaacaacaaaagaatctCAAATTGTGGCATCAACTATTACGGTTGCAACCTTTGCTACTgaaattgcaacattttgttgcatgttACTTTGGTGTGTCCTTCTGTGGCTACTTCGCACTGTTGTGCCTCCGTTGTGGCATGTATCTGAGTGTCTTTTCCTATGATGAACTACGCTTTATGCCACAGCAGAGCAATCAAAGTGAAATGGATCCCTTGGAAATGCCAATGCCACCAACACGTGGCGACTTATTAAGAAGCGAGTCCTTGTACCTGGCGTGGCAAGTGGCACTGATGTGGCTGCTCCTCTGTGTGGCACTTGTGCACCAAAGAGAGCGCAATAAACTATTGATTGGCATCTGGCAGCTGCATTTTCCCACTCAACTAGCGGCAAGTGGACTAAGTGAAAGCTCCTTGGTCACCAAGGACATTCTCAGTTTTCTG CTCACCACCAGAGTGTCTATAGTCAATTTAATTCCTGGTTCCCTCAACTTTATCGCCTGGAAGTTAAAGTGCGAAGTCTCAGGAATTAAACTCGTTGGCTTTGCGAGAAGCTTCAAGTTGCTGCTTCAAATGGTGCTAGGTTGCACCATCGTGTACTACATGCAACAAGGAGatctgttgcaacaacaacagtgccTCGAAGCTGACTGTGtacacatttaa
- the LOC117786690 gene encoding uncharacterized protein LOC117786690, whose amino-acid sequence MRTHLRTTKGFCLCHLLCVWQVAGKLCIYLGYFNASYVPQTNKFVLDDQLYVQLIAVANCLLSVAYLWLSQRWIYDQLLLLLYLPLYVYFLQLRQHFTSLLNDCAAVQRNLQHVLGNWLCVSLRKAAVLTLLLPLELILLLLWQYHMYYSYQFFFIAGIAFIYHMQLIFLGNYFIWLGSIYRSLNAFLLQHMSSSKLVILKTLLKQEAILYRIHRSIIHYFALHLLSFLTLIVVTFLKVFFNKIINNELQIERLQLVHLLLLLSLLLTLLLTAQELQLQRRNFHSNFLVLQDRLEYFQLKSWCLLKHQTLPMPFGLPILRSYVKPQPKRDIITMLFSSNLPAPQLSQRVLPLVNLGLGAHQLQLSLPQVITFLIQFGGMLLLPLCLHSQLQINFYNSLNPSNFDANVTSTISQVYRWYAYDELE is encoded by the exons ATGCGTACGCATTTACGCACTACAAAAGGCTTCTGTTTGTGCCActtgctgtgtgtgtggcaagtggcaggcAAGTTGTGTATCTACCTGGGCTATTTCAATGCCAGCTATGTGCCACAAACCAACAAATTCGTATTGGACGATCAGCTGTATGTGCAACTGATTGCTGTGGCAAATTGCTTATTATCTGTGGCATATTTGTGGCTGAGTCAACGTTGGATCTACGatcagttgttgctgcttttataCCTGCCACTTTATGTCTACTTTCTGCAATTGCGGCAACATTTTACTAGCTTGTTGAATGACTGTGCCGCGGTGCAacgcaacttgcaacatgtgCTGGGCAACTGGTTGTGTGTGTCTCTGAGAAAGGCAGCTGTTTTAACCTTACTCTTGCCACTGGAATTAATCcttttgctgctgtggcaataTCACATGTACTACAGTTATCAGTTCTTTTTCATCGCTGGCATCGCTTTTATTTACCACATGCAACTGATTTTCCTGGGCAACTATTTCATCTGGCTGGGCAGCATTTATCGATCACTCAATGCATTTCTGCTTCAGCACATGAGCAGCTCTAAATTGGTCATACTGAAAACGCTGCTGAAACAGGAAGCGATTCTCTACCGAATTCATCGCAGCATTATTCACTACTTTGCGCTGCATCTGCTCAGCTTTCTCACTTTAATTGTGGTCACTttcttaaaagtattttttaacaaaattatcaataatGAGCTGCAGATTGAACGCTTGCAACTCGtgcatctgctgctgcttctctcACTGCTCCTGACACTCCTCCTTACCGCTCAggagttgcagctgcagcgcaGAAATTTCCACAGCAATTTCCTGGTGCTCCAGGATCGTTTGGAGTACTTTCAGTTGAAGTCCTGGTGCCTGTTGAAGCACCAAACGCTGCCCATGCCCTTTGGACTGCCTATTCTACGCTCCTATGTGAAACCACAGCCCAAAAGGGACATCATTACCATGTTG TTCTCTAGCAACCTGCCTGCTCCTCAGCTGAGTCAAAGAGTCCTGCCTTTGGTCAATTTGGGTCTGGGAGCTCATCAACTTCAACTGTCACTGCCCCAAGTGATTACTTTCCTCATCCAATTCGGTGGCATGCTACTCCTGCCCCTCTGTCTGCACTCACAGCTGCAAATCAACTTTTACAATTCCCTCAATCCAAGCAATTTCGATGCTAATGTCACCTCAACAATTAGTCAGGTGTATCGCTGGTATGCTTATGACGAATTGGAATAA